One Streptococcus sp. VT 162 genomic window, TTGCAGAATAAGTCTGGAGATTCGAGTTCAACCTACACTAATAATGATTATCAAACGCTCCATCGTCGAGTTGAACACAACACGCTGGCCATTAGTCGTGTGAAATATGGGGATCCAAACTTTGACGCGGAAGCCTTCACATCTTGGGTTAAGGAAGTCTACCTTAAATTGCAGGTTGCCTGGACTGAAAAAAATTGGAACTCTGTCCGCGCTTTGGAAAGTACCAGTCTCTACTCTCAACATAGCACCCAACTCGAAGACCATATTCGTGCTAAAACAACCAATGTTTTAGAGAAAGTTTGTATCGAAAATGTTCGCATCAAGGAGTTTATTGAAAATCCTGACGGAAACGATACCTTAGTGGTGATTCTATCATCAATTTTACGAGACTATGTCATTGACGATGAGACTCGTCGTGTCATTGAAGGAGACCCTAAAAAAGATCTCTTCACCGTGTATCAATTGAACTTTATCCGTCAACACGGTAGCCAAACGCAAGCAGTCAATCCAGACGAAGTTGTGAGCGACCACTGTCCAAACTGTGGCGCCCCATTGAAAATCTCTGCAGTTAGCGAGTGCGACTACTGTGGTGCCAATCTCTCTCGCAGTCCAAACCAATGGGTACTCGATACCTATGATGTTGTGGATGAAGACGAGCTTTATAATTAGGAGGAATTATGGGATTTATACGTGCAGCCTTATCAGCAGGCTTAAATAGTTTTAATGATAGTAAATTCAAGGAAGCCATTGTCCTTCCAGATAATGTCTCTGGCGACGCTTTGGCCGTCAAGGGTCAATTACTCACAAAAGACCCAGATGGACGTTCTCGTCACAGCAATCAAAATACTGGACTTTTGTCAGATGGCAGTGTGGTTATCGTTCCCCAAGGTTATACCGCTGTTTTGGTAAACAATGGTACCTTCCTTGGTGAAGTCCTCGAAGCTGGTAGCCACGAATGGCAAGCTGGTGATAACGCCTGGCTCCTTGAAAAAGGTGGTTTAAAAGGCACTTGGGAAAACTTTAAAAACCGTTTCTCTTTTGGTGGACAAGTCATCACCCAACAAGAAATTATCTTTATCCGCATGCA contains:
- a CDS encoding transporter; this translates as MKKFYALLMTCLLLVFLSVPQIVDAGVGHSRSGGSSRSSSRSSSRSSGGGSRSGGSSYHYYRSGYGSSSDSSTSSPYLGFMFILVGGIILVVIVKSLQNKSGDSSSTYTNNDYQTLHRRVEHNTLAISRVKYGDPNFDAEAFTSWVKEVYLKLQVAWTEKNWNSVRALESTSLYSQHSTQLEDHIRAKTTNVLEKVCIENVRIKEFIENPDGNDTLVVILSSILRDYVIDDETRRVIEGDPKKDLFTVYQLNFIRQHGSQTQAVNPDEVVSDHCPNCGAPLKISAVSECDYCGANLSRSPNQWVLDTYDVVDEDELYN